A single window of Martelella sp. NC20 DNA harbors:
- a CDS encoding J domain-containing protein has translation MSFWEKLVHFVSQSTGNVLSGVVEAVRTLFEGDPETRRQVAFSVSLIALSAKMAKADGFVTMEEVTAFHEIFEIPEEERVNVARLYNLARQDIAGYDAYARKLKGLCSDGEEGCPLLEEVVDGLFHIAKADGSIHDKELDFLAHVAEIFGISEARFNAICARHMDMGDRDPYGVLGVSRKDDFKTIRSRYRALVAENHPDRLIARGVPKEFHAAANDRMARINAAYEAIERELRAA, from the coding sequence ATGTCATTCTGGGAAAAACTGGTCCATTTCGTCAGCCAGTCCACCGGCAACGTCCTTTCGGGCGTGGTCGAGGCTGTGCGCACGCTGTTCGAGGGGGACCCCGAAACCCGCCGCCAGGTGGCGTTTTCCGTTTCGCTGATCGCGCTCTCGGCGAAGATGGCGAAGGCCGACGGCTTCGTGACCATGGAAGAGGTCACCGCCTTCCACGAGATTTTCGAGATTCCCGAGGAGGAGCGCGTCAACGTCGCGCGGCTCTATAATCTCGCCCGTCAGGATATTGCCGGCTACGATGCCTATGCGCGCAAACTCAAGGGGTTGTGCTCGGATGGCGAGGAGGGCTGCCCGCTTCTGGAAGAGGTGGTCGACGGCCTGTTCCACATCGCCAAGGCCGATGGCAGCATCCACGACAAGGAACTCGATTTCCTGGCCCATGTCGCCGAGATTTTCGGCATCAGCGAGGCGCGCTTCAACGCCATCTGCGCGCGTCACATGGATATGGGCGACCGCGATCCCTATGGCGTGCTCGGCGTCTCCCGCAAGGATGATTTCAAGACCATTCGCAGCCGCTACCGCGCGCTGGTGGCTGAAAACCATCCCGACCGGCTGATCGCGCGCGGCGTTCCGAAGGAATTCCACGCCGCCGCGAATGACCGTATGGCGCGCATCAATGCGGCCTATGAAGCGATTGAACGCGAATTGCGGGCGGCCTGA
- the prfB gene encoding peptide chain release factor 2 (programmed frameshift), with protein sequence MRAEIEGIVDDIKQGVGLLRRHLDWDQAIKRLDWLNNKAEDPNIWNDAAEAQKLMRERQLLEDGVSAVRQVENELSDNIELIELGEEEGDEDVVRDAEEGLRRMLADVERRQVEAMLSGEADSNDSYLEVHSGAGGTESQDWANMLLRMYTRWAERQGYKVEVLEVHDGEEAGIKSATIHVKGHNAYGWLKTESGVHRLVRISPYDSNARRHTSFSSVWVYPVVDDSIEIDINESDCRIDTYRSSGAGGQHVNTTDSAVRITHIPSGIVVQCQQERSQHKNRAKAWDMLRARLYEAELQKREDAANQEAASKSDIGWGHQIRSYVLQPYQLVKDLRTGVESTAPSDVLDGALTPFMEAALAHRIEGKSEGVEDID encoded by the exons ATGCGCGCGGAAATCGAAGGCATTGTCGACGATATCAAGCAGGGTGTTGGCCTGCTGAGGAGGCATCTT GACTGGGATCAGGCAATCAAACGGCTGGATTGGCTGAACAACAAGGCTGAAGATCCCAACATCTGGAATGACGCCGCCGAGGCGCAGAAACTGATGCGCGAGCGCCAGCTTCTCGAAGACGGCGTTTCGGCTGTGCGCCAGGTGGAAAACGAGCTTTCCGACAATATCGAACTGATCGAGCTCGGCGAGGAAGAGGGCGACGAAGACGTCGTGCGCGATGCCGAGGAAGGCCTTCGCAGGATGCTTGCCGATGTCGAGCGCCGCCAGGTGGAGGCCATGCTGTCCGGCGAGGCCGATTCCAACGACAGCTATCTCGAAGTCCATTCGGGCGCCGGCGGGACCGAAAGCCAGGACTGGGCCAACATGCTTCTGCGCATGTATACCCGCTGGGCCGAGCGCCAGGGCTACAAGGTCGAGGTGCTGGAAGTCCATGACGGGGAAGAGGCCGGCATCAAGTCGGCGACCATCCACGTCAAGGGCCACAACGCCTATGGTTGGCTGAAGACGGAATCCGGCGTGCACCGGCTGGTGCGGATCTCGCCCTATGACAGCAATGCGCGCCGTCACACCTCGTTCTCCTCCGTCTGGGTCTATCCCGTGGTCGATGATTCGATCGAGATCGACATCAACGAGAGCGATTGCCGGATCGATACCTATCGGTCCTCCGGCGCCGGCGGGCAGCACGTCAACACCACGGACTCGGCGGTGCGCATCACCCATATCCCGAGCGGCATCGTGGTGCAGTGCCAGCAGGAGCGCTCCCAGCACAAGAACCGGGCGAAGGCCTGGGACATGCTGCGCGCGCGCCTCTACGAGGCCGAACTGCAGAAGCGCGAGGATGCGGCCAATCAGGAAGCGGCCTCCAAGAGCGATATCGGCTGGGGCCACCAGATCCGCTCCTACGTGCTGCAGCCCTACCAACTCGTCAAGGATCTGCGCACCGGCGTGGAAAGCACGGCCCCGTCCGATGTTCTGGACGGCGCGCTGACCCCGTTCATGGAAGCTGCGCTCGCCCATCGCATCGAGGGCAAGAGTGAGGGCGTCGAGGATATCGACTGA
- a CDS encoding pyrophosphate--fructose-6-phosphate 1-phosphotransferase, whose translation MSQHKVAMLTAGGLAPCLSSAVGGLIERYSDIAPDTQIIAYRSGYAGLLTGDSMAITPNIRQQAHLLHKFGGSPIGNSRVKLTNRKDCERRGLVPPGADPLQVAAEQLTKDNITILHTIGGDDTNTTAADLAAYLKTNGYDLTVVGLPKTVDNDVKPIRQTLGAWTAAEYGAAFFDNISNEQSAAPRTLIIHEVMGRSCGWLTAATARAYLDRIKSAEFVDGMLMNRAMKMIDGVYLPETAFDLEKEAARLRQVMDRNGTISLFVSEGACLDAIVAEREASGASVTRDAFGHVKLDTINVGDWFAKQFAALLGAERAMVQKSGYYARSAPANNDDLRLIHSMVDLAVESALDGVSGVTGHDVERSGQLRTIEFDRIKGGGSFDIETPWFISAMEEIGQEISPAD comes from the coding sequence ATGTCCCAGCACAAAGTCGCCATGCTCACCGCCGGGGGACTTGCCCCCTGTCTCTCCTCCGCCGTCGGCGGGCTGATCGAGCGCTATTCGGACATCGCGCCTGATACCCAGATCATCGCCTATCGTTCGGGCTATGCAGGCCTTCTGACCGGCGACAGCATGGCGATCACGCCCAATATCCGCCAGCAGGCCCACCTCCTGCACAAATTCGGCGGTTCGCCGATCGGCAACAGCCGGGTGAAGCTCACCAACCGCAAGGATTGCGAAAGACGCGGCCTGGTGCCGCCGGGAGCCGATCCGCTGCAGGTTGCCGCCGAGCAGTTGACCAAGGACAACATCACCATTCTCCACACGATCGGCGGCGACGACACCAATACCACCGCGGCCGATCTCGCCGCCTATCTCAAGACCAATGGTTACGATCTCACCGTGGTCGGCCTGCCGAAGACGGTGGACAACGACGTCAAGCCGATCCGCCAGACGCTCGGCGCCTGGACCGCGGCCGAGTATGGCGCGGCCTTCTTCGACAACATCTCCAACGAGCAGAGTGCGGCGCCGCGCACCCTGATCATCCACGAGGTCATGGGCCGAAGCTGCGGCTGGCTGACGGCGGCGACCGCGCGGGCCTATCTCGACCGGATCAAATCGGCGGAATTCGTTGACGGCATGCTGATGAACCGGGCCATGAAGATGATCGACGGCGTCTACCTGCCGGAAACCGCCTTCGACCTCGAAAAGGAAGCAGCCCGCCTCAGGCAGGTAATGGACCGCAACGGCACCATTTCGCTGTTCGTCTCCGAAGGAGCCTGCCTTGACGCCATCGTTGCCGAGCGCGAGGCGTCCGGCGCGTCGGTCACCCGCGATGCGTTCGGTCACGTCAAGCTTGATACCATCAATGTCGGCGACTGGTTCGCCAAACAGTTCGCCGCGCTTCTCGGCGCCGAGCGCGCCATGGTGCAGAAATCCGGCTATTACGCCCGCTCGGCCCCGGCAAACAACGACGATCTGCGGCTGATCCATTCGATGGTCGACCTTGCCGTGGAAAGCGCGCTGGACGGCGTGTCGGGCGTCACCGGCCACGATGTCGAGCGCAGCGGGCAATTGCGCACCATCGAATTCGACCGGATCAAGGGCGGCGGCAGCTTCGACATCGAAACACCGTGGTTCATCTCCGCAATGGAGGAAATCGGCCAGGAAATCAGTCCCGCCGATTGA
- a CDS encoding DUF3419 family protein, whose amino-acid sequence MAMSAIDYGRDKSGRIKSALLQHKAFTREGISERFFGLLFSGLVYPQIWEDPDIDIAAMELGPGHRVVTIGSGGCNVLAYLTRAPEHIDVVDLNTHHIALNRLKLAAFLHLPDHAGVLRLFGNGEKGSARDYETHIAPHLDEQTRRYWASRDSLGRKRISVFERNIYRTGLLGHFIGAGHIVARLHGVDITELMEARSMREQRRFFDERIAPLFDKPLIRWTTARKSSLFGLGIPPRQYEELAKSSENGTLAPVLRHRLEKLACQFPLSENYFAWQAFARRYPDDGPMPTYLQEAAFEPIRANAARAKIHHANFTELLAGKPAESVDRYVLLDAQDWMNDVQINALWDEITRTARPGARVIFRTAGENSIIAGRLGQETAAQWTYLEETSRELGLLDRSAIYGGFHIYEKARNG is encoded by the coding sequence ATGGCGATGAGTGCAATCGACTACGGCAGAGATAAATCCGGCCGGATTAAATCAGCGCTGCTGCAACACAAGGCGTTTACCCGGGAGGGCATCTCGGAGCGGTTTTTCGGCCTGCTGTTTTCCGGCCTCGTCTATCCGCAGATATGGGAAGACCCCGACATCGATATCGCCGCGATGGAGCTCGGCCCAGGCCATCGGGTGGTCACGATCGGTTCCGGCGGCTGCAATGTGCTCGCCTACCTCACCCGCGCGCCCGAGCATATCGACGTGGTCGATCTCAACACCCACCATATCGCGCTCAACCGGCTGAAGCTTGCGGCCTTTCTCCATTTGCCCGACCACGCCGGCGTCCTGCGCCTGTTCGGCAATGGTGAGAAAGGCAGCGCGCGTGACTACGAGACCCACATAGCACCGCATCTGGATGAACAAACCCGGCGCTACTGGGCAAGCCGCGACAGTCTCGGCCGCAAGCGCATTTCGGTGTTCGAACGCAATATCTACCGGACCGGCCTGCTTGGCCATTTCATCGGCGCCGGTCATATCGTCGCCCGCCTTCACGGCGTCGATATCACCGAACTGATGGAGGCCAGGTCGATGCGCGAACAGCGCCGGTTCTTCGATGAACGGATCGCGCCACTGTTCGACAAGCCGCTGATACGCTGGACCACCGCGCGAAAATCATCGCTCTTCGGTCTCGGCATTCCGCCCCGGCAATATGAGGAACTGGCGAAATCGAGCGAGAATGGCACGCTTGCCCCTGTCTTGCGGCACAGGCTCGAGAAGCTCGCCTGTCAGTTCCCGCTCAGCGAGAACTATTTCGCCTGGCAGGCCTTCGCCCGCCGCTATCCGGACGATGGCCCGATGCCGACCTATTTGCAGGAAGCGGCATTCGAGCCGATCCGCGCCAACGCCGCCCGCGCAAAGATCCACCATGCAAACTTCACCGAACTGCTTGCAGGCAAGCCCGCCGAAAGCGTGGATCGCTATGTTCTCCTAGACGCGCAGGACTGGATGAACGACGTTCAGATCAATGCGTTGTGGGACGAAATCACCCGGACCGCGCGCCCCGGCGCACGGGTGATTTTCCGCACCGCCGGCGAGAACAGCATCATCGCCGGCCGGCTTGGGCAGGAAACGGCCGCGCAATGGACATATCTGGAAGAGACCTCCCGGGAACTCGGACTGCTCGATCGCTCGGCGATCTACGGCGGATTTCACATCTACGAGAAAGCCCGGAATGGCTGA
- a CDS encoding class I SAM-dependent methyltransferase, with amino-acid sequence MAEARDHAATMDAMYRYQRHFYDLTRKYYLFGRDRLIAGLDCGAGDKVLEIACGTGRNLVQIARRYPSADLYGLDISEQMLVSARAKFRNAASPPRLLVADACDFTPATFGQSGFDRIVISYALSMIPDWQQALRLSIGALNPGGSLHIVDFGQQEGLPAWFRAALVTWLSRFHVNPRADMLAVLEAGSAGARLRFEPIGRGYAWHAVLQTQERIPVF; translated from the coding sequence ATGGCTGAGGCGCGCGACCATGCCGCGACCATGGACGCGATGTACCGCTACCAGCGGCATTTCTACGACCTCACCCGGAAATATTACCTCTTCGGTCGCGATCGGCTGATCGCCGGACTGGATTGCGGCGCTGGCGACAAGGTGCTGGAAATCGCCTGCGGAACCGGCCGCAATCTCGTTCAGATCGCCCGGCGCTACCCCTCGGCGGATCTTTACGGTCTCGATATATCGGAACAGATGCTGGTCTCCGCCCGCGCCAAATTCAGGAATGCCGCAAGCCCGCCGCGTCTGCTTGTCGCCGACGCATGCGACTTCACGCCGGCCACTTTCGGCCAGAGCGGCTTCGACCGCATCGTCATCTCCTATGCCCTGTCGATGATCCCCGACTGGCAGCAGGCGCTGAGGCTTTCGATCGGCGCGCTCAATCCCGGCGGCTCGCTGCATATCGTCGATTTCGGCCAGCAGGAGGGCTTACCGGCCTGGTTTCGGGCGGCACTCGTAACCTGGCTGTCTCGATTTCACGTCAACCCGCGCGCGGATATGCTGGCCGTGCTTGAAGCCGGAAGCGCGGGCGCGAGACTTCGGTTTGAACCGATAGGTCGTGGTTATGCCTGGCACGCGGTCCTGCAGACGCAGGAACGAATTCCGGTTTTTTAA
- a CDS encoding lytic murein transglycosylase gives MLSKSIRAVVVAAGLTSLFAGPVAAQQCGGDFGNFLSGVKAEAVQRGLSPQAADAVLSGASVNKTVLSRDRAQGVFKQTFLEFSQRTGSSARLQTGKKKIQQYASTFDRARREFGVPAGVLTAFWAMETDFGAVQGDFNTRDALVTLSYDCRRPEIFRPQLIALIEMTQHGDFDPATETGAWAGELGQVQMLPEDIIRFGVDGDGDGHVRVKKSSPDALLTAANFIRSLGWRPGEPWIQEVKLPQSLPWDKTGFGGGLTAGQWFQLGVQPRDGNTRFSNLPAALLMPQGRFGPSFLAYPNFNVYLEWNQSFIYTTSVAYFATRFEGAPAYDKGNPEQGLSDGQMKQLQQKLASKGFNVGKIDGILGAGTRDAVRSVQLQLGVPADGWPTPSLLNAIR, from the coding sequence ATGCTTTCAAAATCGATCCGAGCGGTTGTCGTGGCCGCCGGCCTGACATCACTTTTCGCTGGCCCCGTTGCCGCCCAGCAATGCGGCGGTGATTTCGGCAACTTCCTGAGCGGGGTCAAGGCCGAAGCCGTTCAGCGCGGACTTTCGCCGCAGGCAGCCGATGCCGTGCTGTCGGGCGCCTCCGTCAACAAGACCGTTTTGAGCCGCGACCGCGCGCAGGGTGTCTTCAAGCAGACTTTCCTCGAGTTTTCGCAGCGCACCGGAAGTTCCGCGCGCCTGCAGACCGGAAAGAAGAAGATCCAGCAATATGCCAGCACCTTCGATCGCGCCCGGCGCGAATTCGGCGTGCCTGCCGGCGTTCTCACCGCATTCTGGGCGATGGAGACGGATTTCGGCGCAGTGCAGGGCGACTTCAACACCCGTGATGCGCTGGTAACGCTTTCCTACGACTGCCGCCGCCCGGAAATCTTCCGCCCGCAACTGATCGCGCTGATCGAGATGACCCAGCACGGCGATTTCGATCCGGCTACGGAGACCGGCGCGTGGGCCGGCGAACTCGGACAGGTGCAGATGCTGCCGGAAGATATCATTCGCTTCGGAGTGGATGGCGACGGCGATGGCCATGTCCGCGTCAAGAAGAGCTCCCCGGACGCGCTTCTGACCGCCGCCAACTTCATCCGCAGCCTCGGCTGGCGCCCGGGCGAGCCCTGGATTCAGGAAGTGAAGCTGCCGCAGAGCCTGCCCTGGGACAAGACCGGCTTCGGCGGCGGATTGACCGCCGGCCAGTGGTTCCAGCTCGGCGTTCAGCCGCGCGACGGCAATACCCGCTTCTCAAACCTGCCGGCCGCCCTGCTGATGCCACAGGGCCGCTTCGGCCCGTCCTTCCTCGCCTACCCCAACTTCAATGTCTATCTGGAGTGGAACCAGTCCTTCATCTACACCACCTCGGTCGCCTATTTCGCGACCCGGTTCGAGGGCGCACCGGCGTATGACAAGGGCAATCCCGAGCAGGGCCTTTCGGACGGCCAGATGAAGCAGCTCCAGCAGAAGCTGGCCTCCAAGGGCTTCAATGTCGGCAAGATCGACGGCATCCTGGGTGCCGGAACCCGCGACGCGGTCCGCAGCGTCCAGCTTCAGCTCGGCGTACCCGCCGATGGCTGGCCAACCCCTTCGCTGCTGAACGCTATCCGGTAG
- the ftsH gene encoding ATP-dependent zinc metalloprotease FtsH: MERKHTFNLGYFLVAFLILIGFQLWFTARDVARISYSDMINYVEKGQVQSVAIAENTIEGQFKDPVDGKKYFVTYRVPQELAVDFDKYKVDVTGVPDNTLLTKILSWVLPVVIFFAIWAWFFRKFAEKQGMGFGGMMNIGKSKAKIYVERNTGVTFDDVAGADEAKTELKEVVSFLTEREKYGRLGARIPKGLLLVGPPGTGKTLIARAVAGEAGVTFFSISGSEFVEMFVGVGAARVRDLFQQAREMAPCIIFIDELDALGRARNSFGMGGNDEKEQTLNQLLVELDGFDPSAGIVILAATNRPEVLDPALTRAGRFDRQVVMDRPDRGGRTAILAVHMKKIQLAEDVEAGQVAALTPGFTGADLANLVNEAAIFATRRGGDKVTMEDFTQAVERTVAGSERRGRLLNPDERERVAFHEMGHALTAAALPKTDPVHKISIIPRSIGALGYTMQRPTEDRFLITAGELRDRMVMLLAGRAAEDIVYGEISTGASDDLARVTDIARQYVMSFGMDPDIGQAALEQKHAQYMPEAPGMGTAKDYSDVTAREVDLAIRKLIDEAYERAKEVLNQRRKDLDDGARMLLEKETITPDDFPPLVQQPLAQARVLG; the protein is encoded by the coding sequence ATGGAACGCAAGCATACATTCAACCTTGGCTATTTTCTGGTGGCCTTCCTGATTTTGATCGGGTTCCAGCTCTGGTTTACGGCGCGGGACGTCGCCCGGATCAGCTATTCCGACATGATCAACTATGTCGAAAAGGGACAGGTCCAGTCGGTGGCGATCGCCGAGAATACCATAGAGGGCCAGTTCAAGGACCCGGTCGACGGCAAGAAATATTTCGTCACCTATCGCGTTCCGCAGGAACTGGCGGTCGATTTCGACAAGTACAAGGTCGACGTCACCGGCGTTCCCGATAACACGCTTTTGACCAAGATCCTCTCCTGGGTGCTGCCGGTCGTGATCTTCTTCGCGATCTGGGCGTGGTTCTTCCGCAAGTTCGCCGAAAAGCAGGGCATGGGCTTCGGCGGCATGATGAATATCGGCAAGTCCAAGGCGAAGATCTATGTCGAGCGCAACACCGGCGTGACCTTCGACGACGTGGCCGGCGCAGACGAGGCCAAGACCGAGCTCAAGGAGGTCGTCTCCTTCCTCACCGAACGGGAGAAATACGGCCGGCTCGGCGCGCGCATTCCCAAGGGCCTGCTGCTGGTCGGCCCGCCCGGCACCGGCAAGACGCTGATCGCCAGGGCGGTCGCGGGCGAAGCCGGCGTCACCTTCTTTTCTATCTCCGGCTCGGAATTCGTCGAGATGTTCGTTGGCGTGGGTGCGGCGCGCGTGCGCGACCTGTTCCAGCAGGCCCGCGAAATGGCGCCCTGCATCATCTTCATCGATGAACTGGATGCACTGGGGCGCGCCCGCAATTCCTTCGGCATGGGCGGTAATGACGAGAAGGAGCAGACGCTGAACCAGCTTCTGGTCGAACTCGACGGCTTCGACCCTTCCGCCGGCATCGTCATTCTGGCGGCCACCAACCGGCCGGAAGTGCTCGACCCGGCGCTGACGCGCGCCGGCCGCTTCGACCGGCAGGTGGTGATGGACCGCCCGGACCGCGGGGGGCGCACTGCGATCCTCGCCGTCCACATGAAGAAGATCCAGCTTGCCGAGGATGTCGAGGCAGGCCAGGTGGCGGCGCTGACGCCGGGCTTTACCGGCGCGGATCTCGCCAATCTCGTCAACGAGGCCGCAATCTTCGCCACACGGCGCGGCGGCGACAAGGTGACGATGGAGGATTTTACCCAGGCCGTTGAACGCACGGTCGCGGGCTCCGAACGGCGCGGCCGCCTGCTGAACCCCGACGAGCGCGAGCGCGTCGCCTTCCATGAAATGGGCCATGCGCTGACAGCAGCGGCGCTTCCCAAGACCGATCCGGTGCACAAGATCTCGATCATCCCGCGCTCGATCGGCGCGCTCGGCTACACCATGCAGCGCCCGACCGAGGACCGGTTCCTGATCACAGCCGGCGAATTGCGCGACCGGATGGTGATGTTGCTCGCCGGCCGGGCGGCGGAAGATATCGTCTATGGCGAAATCTCCACCGGCGCCTCCGACGATCTCGCCCGCGTCACCGATATCGCCCGGCAATATGTGATGAGCTTCGGCATGGACCCGGATATCGGCCAGGCGGCGCTGGAACAGAAGCACGCGCAATATATGCCCGAGGCCCCCGGCATGGGCACAGCGAAGGACTATTCCGACGTCACCGCCCGCGAGGTCGATCTCGCGATCCGCAAGCTGATCGACGAGGCTTACGAGCGGGCGAAAGAGGTTCTCAACCAGCGCCGCAAGGACCTCGACGACGGCGCGCGCATGCTGCTCGAAAAGGAAACCATCACACCCGACGACTTCCCGCCGCTGGTGCAGCAGCCCCTGGCGCAGGCGCGGGTTCTGGGCTGA
- a CDS encoding DUF1176 domain-containing protein codes for MSTVSARFRLLLSAAFIPAAPVLAADGGLATARAMVIAAHPGQCESDLAERFDGLEDQAFDVSWPETRYDDTVEQAKGRLYQITCGLGAYNVAVAYVFAREDGFPEEGEIVSFATPAFSLDYEPGDETDTKLVHDPEVTGFTAGTILVNPEFDPETNTISTFEKWRGLGDAYSAGRWTLENGSFVLKHYVIDPIYEANLEGSPEALIDTQYTLYDVAP; via the coding sequence TTGAGCACTGTTTCCGCCCGTTTCCGGCTGCTTCTGTCCGCTGCCTTTATCCCCGCCGCGCCCGTGCTTGCGGCCGATGGCGGCCTTGCCACAGCGCGCGCAATGGTCATCGCCGCCCATCCCGGGCAGTGTGAGAGCGATCTTGCCGAGCGCTTTGACGGGCTCGAGGATCAGGCGTTCGACGTGTCCTGGCCCGAGACCCGCTACGACGACACGGTGGAGCAGGCGAAGGGGCGGCTTTACCAGATCACCTGCGGGCTCGGCGCCTATAATGTCGCCGTGGCCTATGTCTTCGCCCGCGAGGACGGCTTTCCCGAAGAGGGCGAAATCGTATCCTTCGCGACGCCCGCCTTTTCCCTCGACTATGAGCCCGGCGACGAGACCGATACGAAACTGGTCCACGACCCGGAGGTCACCGGCTTTACGGCCGGCACGATCCTGGTCAATCCGGAATTCGATCCCGAAACCAACACGATCTCCACCTTCGAGAAATGGCGCGGGCTTGGAGATGCCTATTCCGCCGGACGCTGGACGCTCGAGAACGGCAGTTTCGTGCTGAAGCACTATGTCATCGATCCGATCTACGAGGCCAATCTCGAAGGCTCCCCCGAGGCATTGATCGATACCCAGTACACGCTCTATGACGTCGCGCCCTGA